The following proteins come from a genomic window of Triticum aestivum cultivar Chinese Spring chromosome 6A, IWGSC CS RefSeq v2.1, whole genome shotgun sequence:
- the LOC123130016 gene encoding pentatricopeptide repeat-containing protein At1g28690, mitochondrial-like: MQETNSHRRHSCSVTPRVPRYLRTAAALAAAVQSVINTPPPRPESQSLHAQLLTSGLRPTADLSVKFLILHLRCGSHRNARAVFDGMPRPTNAAHNYLVAGYFRLGLPWEALGIVRRLAASTGRLDVFALSMALKLSAALALPRAAREVHARVVRSPAELDDILVAALVDAYVKNASLGYARRVYGMVPEPGMVCSTALIVGCMNQGLYRDAEAIFNGMEEKDVVAYNAMVEGYSKTEETAESSLEVFKAMQRARFRPTVSTCVSVLGACSLLSSPELGEQVHCQVIKSKVISDIKAGSALLDMYSKCGRVEEGRRVFDGMAERNVITWTSMIDGYGKNGLSDEALLLLEEMRGQQRGVRPNHATFLSALSACARAGLLSRGQEVFQSMERDCSLKPRMEHYACMVDLLGRFGSVRQAYDFVRGIPARPNSDVWAALLGAATLHGDVDIANVASREVFELSRAGRPGAYMAFSNTLAAAGKWDSVHQVREMMKQRGVLKDAACSWVGSDNCPPVN; encoded by the coding sequence atgcAAGAAACAAACTCCCACCGGCGCCATTCCTGCTCTGTAACCCCACGCGTGCCCCGCTACCTGCGCACCGCCGCGGCCCTGGCCGCCGCGGTCCAGAGCGTCATCAACACGCCCCCGCCGCGCCCCGAGTCGCAGAGCCTCCACGCGCAGCTCCTCACCTCCGGCCTCCGCCCCACCGCCGACCTCTCCGTCAAGTTCCTCATCCTGCACCTGCGCTGTGGCTCCCACCGCAACGCCCGCGCGGTGTTCGACGGAATGCCCCGCCCGACCAACGCCGCGCACAACTACCTCGTCGCCGGGTACTTCCGCCTGGGGCTCCCCTGGGAGGCGCTGGGGATCGTGCGGCGGCTCGCGGCCTCCACGGGCCGCCTGGACGTGTTCGCGCTCTCCATGGCGCTCAAGCTGTCGGCGGCGCTGGCGCTGCCCCGCGCGGCGAGGGAGGTCCACGCGCGCGTCGTCAGGTCCCCCGCGGAGCTCGACGACATCCTCGTCGCGGCGTTGGTGGATGCCTACGTGAAGAACGCGTCGCTGGGCTATGCTCGGCGGGTGTACGGCATGGTGCCGGAGCCGGGCATGGTGTGCTCGACGGCGCTGATCGTCGGCTGCATGAACCAAGGGCTGTACAGGGACGCCGAGGCCATATTCAACGGGATGGAGGAGAAGGACGTCGTGGCGTACAACGCAATGGTGGAGGGGTACAGCAAGACGGAGGAGACCGCGGAGAGCTCGCTGGAGGTGTTCAAGGCGATGCAGCGAGCGAGGTTCCGGCCGACGGTGTCGACATGCGTGAGCGTGCTTGGCGCGTGCTCGCTCTTGtcgtcgccggagctcggggagcAGGTGCACTGCCAGGTCATCAAGAGCAAGGTCATCTCTGACATCAAGGCGGGGAGTGCGCTGCTCGACATGTACTCCAAGTGCGGCCGAGTTGAGGAGGGGCGGAGGGTGTTCGACGGGATGGCAGAGAGGAACGTCATCACATGGACTTCGATGATCGATGGCTACGGGAAGAACGGCCTTTCAGATGAGGCTCTCTTGCTGTTGGAGGAGATGCGGGGGCAGCAGCGGGGCGTCAGGCCAAATCATGCCACATTCCTGAGCGCCCTGTCGGCGTGCGCGCGCGCCGGACTGCTGTCCCGAGGCCAGGAGGTGTTCCAGAGCATGGAGCGCGACTGCTCGCTCAAACCACGGATGGAACACTACGCTTGCATGGTGGACCTGTTGGGCAGGTTCGGCAGCGTGCGCCAGGCATACGATTTCGTCAGGGGGATACCGGCGAGGCCAAACTCTGACGTGTGGGCGGCCCTCCTCGGGGCGGCCACCCTGCACGGCGACGTGGACATTGCCAATGTTGCGTCAAGGGAGGTATTTGAGTTGAGCCGCGCCGGGAGACCGGGCGCCTACATGGCCTTCTCCAACACCCTTGCGGCCGCCGGAAAATGGGACTCTGTGCACCAAGTTAGAGAGATGATGAAACAGCGTGGCGTGCTCAAAGACGCAGCATGCAGCTGGGTTGGGTCTGACAACTGTCCACCTGTCAACTGA